From Magnetospirillum sp. WYHS-4, the proteins below share one genomic window:
- a CDS encoding sel1 repeat family protein has translation MKRLVFLALVMAGIALGSFWAAWEAAREASPPVMPQEADAVARFDATRRDALAGDREARVRLGDLLRQGLGAPRDVKEAAKWYREALRQGSAEAQSRLGRMMVAGEGMPIDYIRAAELFRAAAQAGSREARFELGRLYYHGRGVTHDYGRAIELFRQAAEQGHSGAQFLMGGMIEEGWGMKEDATEAYKWYTLAARDPAGLRALDSKFDPEEARRRLRSRLSRFEVERGEELARDWRPKP, from the coding sequence ATGAAGCGCCTCGTTTTCCTCGCCCTGGTGATGGCGGGCATCGCCCTGGGAAGTTTCTGGGCTGCCTGGGAGGCGGCGCGGGAAGCGTCGCCGCCCGTGATGCCCCAGGAAGCCGATGCGGTGGCCCGCTTCGATGCGACTCGCCGCGATGCCCTGGCCGGAGACCGCGAGGCCCGGGTGCGTCTGGGTGACCTTCTGCGCCAGGGCCTGGGTGCGCCGAGAGACGTCAAGGAGGCCGCCAAGTGGTATCGGGAGGCCCTGCGGCAAGGCAGCGCCGAAGCCCAGTCGCGCCTGGGCCGGATGATGGTGGCCGGGGAGGGGATGCCAATCGACTATATCCGCGCCGCGGAACTGTTCCGCGCCGCCGCCCAGGCCGGAAGTCGCGAGGCGCGGTTCGAACTGGGACGCCTATATTACCACGGCCGCGGAGTGACCCACGACTATGGTCGGGCCATCGAGCTTTTCCGCCAAGCCGCCGAACAGGGGCATTCTGGAGCCCAGTTCCTCATGGGCGGCATGATCGAGGAGGGCTGGGGCATGAAAGAAGACGCGACCGAGGCCTACAAGTGGTACACTCTCGCCGCCCGCGACCCGGCAGGCCTGCGCGCTCTGGATTCCAAGTTCGATCCGGAAGAGGCTCGGCGGCGCTTGCGGTCGAGGCTGAGCCGCTTCGAGGTGGAGCGGGGGGAGGAATTGGCACGTGACTGGCGACCCAAGCCCTGA
- a CDS encoding DsrE/DsrF/DrsH-like family protein: MSDGDNEKKMCIIVTKGTLDWAYPPFILATTAAAMDVPCTLFFTFYGLQLLKKDLDHLQISTLGNPAMEMPMFGMHMTMPNLMSVIPGVDAVASTMMKNMIKKKGVASIPELREMAIENDVRMVACQMTMDLFEFKKEDLIDGVELGGAATYMEAAKDAHINLYI, encoded by the coding sequence ATGAGCGACGGCGACAACGAAAAGAAGATGTGCATCATCGTCACCAAAGGGACGCTGGATTGGGCCTACCCGCCCTTCATCCTGGCGACCACGGCGGCGGCGATGGACGTTCCCTGCACCCTGTTCTTCACCTTCTACGGCCTCCAGCTGCTGAAGAAGGACCTGGATCACCTCCAGATATCGACCTTGGGCAATCCGGCGATGGAAATGCCGATGTTCGGCATGCACATGACCATGCCCAACCTCATGTCGGTGATTCCCGGCGTCGATGCCGTGGCCTCGACCATGATGAAGAACATGATCAAGAAGAAGGGCGTGGCCTCGATTCCCGAGCTGCGCGAGATGGCGATCGAAAACGACGTCCGCATGGTGGCTTGCCAGATGACCATGGACCTCTTCGAGTTCAAGAAGGAGGACCTGATCGACGGCGTCGAACTGGGCGGGGCCGCGACCTACATGGAAGCCGCCAAGGACGCCCACATCAACCTCTACATCTAA
- a CDS encoding thioredoxin family protein: protein MAGRWGVLLAALLWAGPAAAAELVMFESAGCPWCKKWEQEIGKGYDKSEEARSLPLRRVRMEEPRPPDLMNLGRVVFSPTFVVVERGTEIGRIQGYPGEENFWWMLGNLRNRLERMQRTGFPPAPPPPPPPVAGVGMIGMGGDGMIGMSGLAAGPGMAGMWGTGPALQHNPNLAPAP, encoded by the coding sequence ATGGCCGGGAGATGGGGCGTTCTGTTGGCCGCTTTGTTGTGGGCGGGGCCTGCGGCTGCGGCCGAACTGGTCATGTTCGAGAGCGCCGGCTGTCCCTGGTGCAAGAAGTGGGAACAGGAAATCGGTAAGGGCTACGACAAGTCCGAGGAGGCCCGCAGCCTGCCGCTGCGGCGCGTCCGGATGGAAGAACCCCGTCCACCCGACCTGATGAACCTGGGCCGGGTGGTCTTTTCGCCCACCTTCGTGGTCGTCGAGCGCGGCACCGAAATCGGCCGCATCCAGGGCTATCCGGGCGAAGAGAACTTCTGGTGGATGCTGGGCAACCTGAGAAACCGCCTGGAGCGCATGCAGCGCACCGGGTTCCCGCCGGCTCCTCCGCCTCCGCCCCCGCCGGTGGCGGGCGTAGGCATGATCGGTATGGGCGGGGATGGCATGATCGGCATGAGCGGCTTGGCCGCCGGTCCAGGCATGGCCGGGATGTGGGGAACGGGGCCGGCGCTCCAGCACAACCCCAACCTCGCACCGGCCCCCTGA
- a CDS encoding CvpA family protein, whose amino-acid sequence MADLPVNVVDIVVGIVLLISALLAYSRGFVHETLSVAGWVGAIFATIWGFPLLRPYARGLIPKEMVADIAAGTLIFVVSLFALSILTHLLSSRIRHSALGALDRALGFLFGLVRGAILVALAYMGAEWLWPKAEFRPTVIAQARTAPLMAGGARMLRSVLPESAQAAGEQVDEFARETEKLLESQKALRNMLDVKPKGPEAGAGTAAPPPGQEGGYDPRERRDMQRLIENQ is encoded by the coding sequence ATGGCGGATCTTCCGGTCAACGTCGTCGATATCGTGGTCGGCATCGTGCTGCTGATTTCGGCCCTGCTCGCCTATTCGCGCGGCTTCGTGCACGAGACCCTGTCGGTGGCCGGCTGGGTGGGGGCCATATTCGCCACCATCTGGGGCTTCCCCTTGCTGCGCCCCTATGCCCGCGGCCTCATTCCCAAGGAGATGGTGGCCGACATCGCCGCCGGCACCCTGATCTTCGTGGTCAGCCTGTTCGCCCTGTCGATCCTCACCCACCTGCTGTCGTCGCGCATCCGCCACAGTGCGCTGGGCGCGCTGGACCGGGCGCTCGGCTTTCTGTTCGGTTTGGTGCGCGGCGCCATCCTGGTCGCCCTGGCCTACATGGGGGCGGAATGGCTCTGGCCCAAGGCCGAATTCCGTCCCACCGTCATCGCCCAGGCCCGCACCGCCCCCTTGATGGCCGGCGGCGCCCGCATGCTGCGGTCCGTTCTGCCGGAAAGCGCCCAGGCGGCAGGCGAACAGGTGGACGAGTTCGCCCGCGAGACCGAAAAACTGCTTGAATCCCAGAAGGCGCTGCGCAACATGCTGGATGTGAAGCCGAAGGGGCCGGAAGCTGGGGCCGGTACCGCTGCCCCTCCCCCCGGCCAGGAGGGTGGCTACGATCCGCGCGAGCGCCGCGATATGCAGCGCCTCATCGAGAACCAATGA
- the radA gene encoding DNA repair protein RadA codes for MARPRTQYVCQECGATAPKWGGRCEACGAWNSLVEEQQAESAPKGLGGRKGKRIDFVGLDGVSERPPRRITGIGEFDRVCGGGLVAGSALLIGGDPGIGKSTLLLQATAALAAAGARCAYVSGEEAVDQIRLRADRLNLAHAKVDLASATSVRDIAASLDEAQPPAVVVIDSIQTMYVDSLESAPGTVAQVRTSAQELIRLAKRRGFCLMLVGHVTKDGQIAGPRVLEHMVDTVLYFEGDRGHQFRILRAVKNRFGPTDEIGVFEMTDAGLSEVANPSALFLGERDGGVSGACVFAGMEGTRPMLMEIQSLFSPTSYGTPRRAVVGWDSGRLAMVMAVLEARCGLALNHADVYLNVAGGLKVAEPAADLAVAASLVSAVSGLPVPPETVVFGEIGLSGEVRAVSQPDARLKEAAKLGFTRAIVPARRGGKAIAQAGMKVTEISRLAELVGLLGQAQ; via the coding sequence ATGGCCCGGCCCAGGACCCAGTACGTCTGTCAGGAATGTGGGGCGACCGCGCCCAAATGGGGGGGGCGCTGCGAGGCTTGCGGCGCCTGGAATTCCCTGGTCGAGGAACAGCAGGCCGAAAGCGCGCCCAAAGGCCTGGGCGGACGCAAGGGCAAACGCATCGATTTCGTCGGCCTGGACGGCGTCTCGGAACGGCCGCCCCGGCGCATCACCGGCATCGGCGAGTTCGACAGGGTTTGCGGCGGAGGGCTGGTGGCCGGGTCGGCGCTGCTGATCGGCGGCGATCCGGGCATCGGCAAGTCCACCTTGCTGTTGCAGGCCACCGCCGCCCTGGCCGCCGCCGGTGCCCGTTGCGCCTATGTCTCGGGCGAGGAAGCGGTCGACCAGATCCGCCTCCGCGCCGACCGCCTGAATCTCGCCCACGCCAAGGTCGACCTGGCATCGGCCACCAGCGTGCGCGACATCGCGGCCAGCCTGGACGAGGCCCAGCCGCCTGCGGTAGTGGTCATCGATTCCATCCAGACCATGTATGTCGACAGCCTGGAATCGGCCCCGGGCACGGTGGCCCAGGTGCGGACATCGGCCCAGGAGTTGATCCGCCTGGCGAAGAGGCGCGGCTTCTGCCTGATGCTGGTCGGGCACGTGACCAAGGACGGCCAGATCGCCGGTCCCCGGGTGCTGGAGCACATGGTGGATACCGTCCTCTATTTCGAGGGCGACCGCGGCCACCAGTTCCGTATCCTGCGCGCGGTGAAAAACCGCTTCGGCCCCACCGACGAGATCGGCGTCTTCGAAATGACCGATGCCGGCCTGTCGGAAGTGGCGAATCCTTCCGCCCTGTTCCTGGGGGAAAGGGACGGCGGCGTTTCCGGAGCCTGCGTCTTCGCCGGCATGGAAGGCACCCGTCCCATGCTGATGGAAATCCAGTCCCTGTTCTCGCCCACCTCCTACGGGACCCCGCGGCGCGCCGTGGTCGGCTGGGATTCGGGACGGCTCGCCATGGTCATGGCGGTGCTGGAAGCGCGATGCGGGCTTGCGCTCAATCACGCGGACGTGTACCTGAACGTCGCGGGCGGCCTGAAGGTGGCCGAACCGGCCGCCGACTTGGCGGTGGCGGCGTCCCTGGTTTCGGCGGTCAGCGGCTTGCCGGTGCCGCCCGAGACGGTGGTGTTCGGCGAGATCGGCCTGTCGGGCGAGGTCAGGGCGGTTTCCCAGCCGGACGCCCGCCTGAAGGAAGCCGCCAAGCTGGGCTTCACGCGGGCCATCGTGCCGGCCCGCCGGGGGGGCAAGGCGATCGCCCAGGCGGGGATGAAGGTGACGGAAATCTCGCGTCTGGCCGAGCTGGTGGGACTGCTGGGACAGGCGCAGTAG
- the purF gene encoding amidophosphoribosyltransferase, with the protein MAASLSADDDHFHDECGVFGIFGSPEAAARTALGLHALQHRGQESAGIVAFDGEQFHPHRALGRVGEIFDSETVIRRLKGDLAVGHVRYSTAGGTLLRNVQPLFADFEFGGLAVAHNGNLTNSYQLRKSLVSQGSIFQSTSDTEVIIHLVARSEYPKVVDRVIDALRQVTGAYSLVCLTREKLIGVRDPWGVRPLVLGKLAEAYILCSETVALDIIGADYIRDIEPGEMVVIDKSGLRSLHPFPPAPHRFCIFEYIYFARPDSVIEGRNVYAVRKEIGHELAREARAEGVMADMVVPIPDSGVPAAIGYAEEAAIPFELGIIRNHYVGRTFIEPSDRIRNLGVRLKHNANAALIAGKRVVLVDDSLVRGTTSRKIVEMVRQAGAREVHMAISCPPTTNPCFYGIDTPTKAELMAANFSVDEIARQIGVDSLTYLSIDGLYRAVGQEKWDPTRSAYCDACFTGNYPIRLVDHEDGPAPRQLSLLKEHS; encoded by the coding sequence ATGGCGGCCAGCCTTTCCGCGGACGACGACCATTTCCATGACGAATGCGGCGTGTTCGGCATCTTCGGCAGCCCCGAGGCCGCGGCACGCACCGCCTTGGGCCTGCACGCCCTGCAGCACCGCGGCCAGGAATCGGCCGGCATCGTCGCCTTCGACGGGGAACAGTTCCACCCCCACCGGGCCCTGGGCCGGGTCGGCGAGATCTTCGATTCCGAGACCGTCATCCGCCGCCTGAAGGGCGACTTGGCGGTCGGCCATGTCCGCTATTCGACGGCCGGCGGCACCCTCTTGCGCAACGTCCAGCCTTTGTTCGCCGATTTCGAGTTCGGCGGCCTGGCCGTCGCCCACAACGGCAATCTCACCAATTCGTACCAGTTGCGCAAGTCGCTGGTCAGCCAGGGCAGCATCTTCCAGTCGACGTCGGACACCGAAGTCATCATCCATCTGGTGGCGCGCAGCGAGTATCCCAAGGTGGTCGACCGGGTCATCGACGCCCTTCGCCAAGTGACCGGAGCCTATTCCCTGGTCTGCCTGACCCGCGAGAAGCTGATCGGGGTGCGCGACCCCTGGGGTGTGCGGCCGCTGGTCCTGGGCAAGCTGGCCGAGGCCTACATCCTCTGTTCGGAGACCGTCGCCCTCGACATCATCGGCGCCGACTATATCCGCGACATCGAACCGGGCGAGATGGTGGTGATCGACAAGTCGGGACTGCGCTCGCTCCATCCCTTCCCGCCGGCCCCGCACCGCTTCTGCATTTTCGAATACATCTACTTCGCCCGCCCGGACAGCGTCATCGAGGGGCGCAACGTCTACGCGGTGCGCAAGGAGATCGGCCATGAACTGGCCCGCGAGGCCCGCGCCGAGGGCGTGATGGCCGACATGGTGGTGCCGATCCCCGATTCCGGCGTCCCCGCCGCCATCGGCTATGCGGAAGAAGCCGCCATTCCCTTCGAACTGGGCATCATCCGCAACCACTACGTGGGCCGCACCTTCATCGAGCCGTCGGATCGCATCCGCAACCTGGGGGTACGCCTCAAGCACAACGCCAACGCGGCCCTGATCGCCGGCAAGCGGGTGGTGCTGGTCGACGATTCCCTGGTGCGCGGCACCACGTCGCGCAAGATCGTCGAGATGGTCCGCCAGGCGGGCGCCCGCGAGGTGCACATGGCGATTTCCTGCCCGCCCACCACCAACCCCTGCTTCTACGGCATCGACACCCCGACCAAGGCGGAATTGATGGCCGCCAACTTCTCGGTGGACGAGATCGCCCGCCAGATCGGGGTCGATTCCCTGACCTATCTGTCCATCGACGGTCTCTACCGGGCGGTGGGCCAAGAGAAATGGGACCCGACCCGATCCGCCTACTGCGACGCCTGCTTCACGGGCAACTATCCGATCCGCCTGGTCGACCACGAAGACGGCCCGGCTCCCCGCCAGTTGTCCTTGTTGAAGGAGCATTCCTGA
- a CDS encoding 2-aminoethylphosphonate--pyruvate transaminase, whose protein sequence is MASETGDPWLLTPGPLTTAAETKGAMLHDWGSRDAAFIAMNVHMRERLAGIVHGEKTHVCVPLQGSGTFAVEAMIGTLVPRDGKALVLVNGAYGQRMARILEVLGRPCTILENPEDIPCDPVSLDAVLAADPTVTHVLAVHCETTSGVLNPIAALAEATARHHRRLLIDAMSAFGALELDARAVPFDAVAASSNKCLEGVPGMGFVVARRDVLEAAAGNAHSLALDLHDQWRAMEGNGQWRFTPPTHVIAAFSQALDRFEAEGGVAGRHARYAANCRLLVEGMRALGFATLLPDAVQAPIIVTFRMPADPKFHFPKFYDGLKDRGFVIYPGKLTVADSFRMGCIGALGAAEMKAALGAVAEVMKDLGVVSGQP, encoded by the coding sequence ATGGCTAGCGAAACCGGCGATCCCTGGCTGCTCACCCCCGGCCCTTTGACCACGGCGGCGGAAACCAAGGGGGCAATGCTGCACGACTGGGGCTCGCGCGATGCCGCCTTCATCGCCATGAACGTCCATATGCGCGAACGCCTGGCGGGCATCGTCCATGGCGAGAAAACCCACGTCTGCGTGCCCTTGCAGGGCAGCGGCACCTTCGCGGTGGAGGCGATGATCGGCACCCTGGTGCCGCGGGACGGCAAGGCCCTGGTGCTGGTCAACGGCGCTTACGGCCAGCGCATGGCCCGCATCCTGGAGGTCCTGGGCCGCCCCTGCACGATCCTGGAGAACCCGGAGGACATCCCGTGCGACCCCGTGTCCCTCGACGCCGTGCTGGCGGCCGATCCGACCGTCACCCACGTGCTGGCGGTCCATTGCGAGACCACTTCGGGAGTGCTCAACCCCATCGCCGCCCTTGCCGAGGCGACGGCACGCCACCACCGCCGGCTGTTGATCGACGCCATGAGCGCCTTCGGCGCCCTGGAGTTGGATGCCCGTGCCGTTCCCTTCGACGCCGTCGCCGCCTCCAGCAACAAGTGCCTGGAAGGCGTTCCGGGGATGGGCTTCGTGGTGGCACGCCGCGACGTCCTGGAAGCGGCGGCGGGCAACGCCCATTCCCTCGCCCTCGACCTGCACGACCAATGGCGGGCCATGGAAGGAAACGGCCAGTGGCGCTTCACCCCACCCACCCACGTGATCGCCGCTTTTTCCCAAGCCCTTGACCGTTTCGAGGCGGAAGGCGGCGTGGCCGGGCGGCATGCCCGCTACGCGGCCAACTGCCGCCTGCTTGTGGAAGGCATGCGGGCGCTCGGTTTCGCGACCCTGCTGCCCGACGCGGTGCAGGCCCCGATCATCGTCACCTTCCGCATGCCGGCCGATCCGAAGTTCCATTTCCCGAAATTCTACGATGGCTTGAAGGACCGGGGCTTCGTCATCTATCCCGGCAAGCTGACGGTGGCCGACAGTTTCCGCATGGGCTGCATCGGCGCCCTGGGCGCGGCCGAGATGAAGGCCGCCCTGGGCGCCGTCGCCGAGGTGATGAAGGACCTGGGCGTCGTTTCCGGCCAGCCCTGA
- a CDS encoding sulfurtransferase TusA family protein, translating to MAETYLDTKGMNCPLPILKTKKTIKSLANGDTVKVESTDPGSVKDFEAFCRSTGNKLVSSTNDGGVYTYVIEKAG from the coding sequence ATGGCCGAAACGTACCTCGACACCAAGGGCATGAATTGCCCGCTGCCGATCCTGAAGACCAAGAAGACCATCAAGAGCTTGGCCAATGGCGACACCGTCAAGGTGGAATCGACCGATCCGGGCTCCGTGAAGGACTTCGAGGCCTTTTGCCGTTCGACCGGCAACAAGCTGGTTTCGAGCACCAACGACGGCGGCGTCTACACCTACGTGATCGAGAAGGCCGGTTGA
- a CDS encoding exonuclease domain-containing protein, whose amino-acid sequence MLIADTLVVFDLEFTTWEGFMASGWSLPGKRREVVQIGAVRLDAAAGFAETGAFQALVRPRLHPRLSTYFIELTGIDQEMVDRDGRPFPEAMGDFVAFLEGSGTVQLVANGLDGPILADNCGWHDLPVPPAVIRTLDVSNFFTRLLGRDRHVTTSQLSGLLGFPEQGRAHDGLADARTLGAALRHLRAQGRL is encoded by the coding sequence GTGCTGATCGCCGACACCTTGGTCGTCTTCGACCTGGAGTTTACCACCTGGGAAGGATTCATGGCGAGCGGCTGGTCCCTGCCCGGCAAGCGCCGCGAGGTGGTGCAGATCGGTGCCGTCCGCCTGGACGCGGCGGCCGGCTTTGCCGAGACCGGGGCGTTCCAGGCCCTGGTGCGACCGCGGCTCCACCCCCGGCTCAGCACCTATTTCATCGAACTGACCGGCATCGACCAGGAAATGGTCGACCGCGACGGCCGGCCGTTCCCCGAGGCGATGGGCGACTTCGTCGCTTTCCTGGAGGGATCGGGAACGGTGCAACTGGTCGCCAACGGTCTCGACGGGCCGATACTGGCCGACAACTGCGGCTGGCACGACTTGCCGGTTCCGCCGGCGGTTATCCGGACGCTGGACGTGTCGAACTTCTTCACCCGGCTTCTGGGGCGGGATCGCCACGTGACGACCAGCCAACTTTCCGGCTTGCTGGGGTTCCCGGAACAGGGGCGGGCTCACGACGGCTTGGCCGATGCCCGGACCCTGGGTGCCGCCCTCCGGCATCTCCGCGCCCAGGGCCGCCTATAG
- a CDS encoding EAL domain-containing protein yields the protein MRDRSRCLLVLQIEDIDRLFSVFGSVVVDAALAEVGTAFAGLAYRLLARHDLDDFPPSGRKGRWWRAFRFTPSALPGDADEQRDAIVASGSMLVRESLQEIFGAASGSRVGFRLGVVDLRDGTAAGPDAWIDGYMGNCPCCWSAGIPVERLELERLITGGGTLRTLLQPIVSFPDGRTIGYEALSRGPVGHALERADILFGTANQHGLGSTLEAICAEQAAGLARRVPEPYWVSVNLGARTIMDRDLVARLAQPGLVLELTEHLPLQEAKHLLPILADMRAQGLRIALDDTGCGFADPELAEILRPDIVKLCITVIRNAARGQAFVDDIARATARFRELGAEVLAEGVETGEQAEALTGIGITLAQGWLYGRPVPAASIL from the coding sequence ATGAGAGACAGGTCCCGCTGCCTTCTGGTCCTCCAAATCGAAGACATTGATCGCCTTTTTTCGGTGTTCGGCAGCGTGGTTGTCGACGCGGCGCTGGCCGAAGTCGGAACAGCCTTCGCCGGATTGGCCTACCGACTCCTGGCCCGCCATGACCTGGACGATTTCCCCCCGTCCGGCCGGAAGGGACGCTGGTGGCGGGCCTTCCGCTTCACGCCTTCGGCCTTGCCCGGCGATGCGGATGAACAACGCGACGCCATCGTCGCCTCGGGCAGCATGCTGGTGCGCGAATCCTTGCAGGAGATATTCGGGGCGGCCAGCGGTTCCAGGGTCGGGTTCCGGTTGGGCGTCGTCGACCTGCGGGACGGGACGGCGGCGGGTCCGGATGCCTGGATCGATGGCTACATGGGGAATTGTCCCTGCTGCTGGAGCGCGGGAATTCCGGTCGAACGCCTGGAACTGGAGCGCCTGATCACCGGTGGCGGCACTTTGCGCACCCTTCTGCAGCCCATCGTCTCCTTCCCCGACGGCCGGACGATCGGATACGAGGCCCTGTCGCGCGGTCCCGTGGGCCATGCCCTGGAGCGGGCCGACATTCTGTTCGGAACCGCCAACCAACACGGTCTGGGATCGACCCTGGAAGCCATCTGCGCCGAACAAGCGGCAGGCCTGGCACGGCGGGTTCCGGAGCCCTACTGGGTCAGCGTCAACCTGGGGGCGCGCACCATCATGGACCGCGACCTCGTCGCCCGTTTGGCCCAGCCCGGCTTGGTCCTGGAACTCACCGAACACCTGCCTTTGCAGGAAGCCAAGCACCTGCTGCCGATCCTTGCCGACATGCGGGCGCAAGGCCTGCGCATCGCCCTGGACGACACCGGCTGCGGCTTCGCCGACCCCGAGTTGGCGGAAATCTTGCGTCCCGACATCGTCAAGCTCTGCATCACGGTGATCCGCAACGCGGCGCGCGGCCAAGCCTTCGTGGACGACATCGCCCGCGCCACCGCCCGCTTCCGCGAGTTGGGCGCCGAGGTGCTGGCCGAAGGCGTCGAGACCGGGGAACAGGCTGAGGCCCTCACCGGCATCGGCATTACCCTCGCCCAGGGATGGCTCTACGGCCGGCCGGTGCCGGCCGCGTCGATCCTATAG
- the cobD gene encoding threonine-phosphate decarboxylase CobD: protein MTGDPSPEAGLSSEPPGPAAAIDHGGDLAAATAAFGMPAEDWLDLSTGINPHSYLVLPPHPEAWSRLPDTGVTMRLLAAAARCYGVADPSLVVAAPGTQALIQWLPLLVGRTRVAVLSPTYAEHAGAWRAAGHTVVEVGGLAALKAAQPGVAVIVNPNNPDGRRVRPADILDLTEQMAERRGLVMVDEAFADTLPEISVAAQAGLPGLVVLRSFGKFFGLAGLRLGFALAWPDMAEALRSALGPWAVSGPAAAVATGALEDDTWIAITRQRLRLSMEQLHALLQRSGLEVLGGTSLFVLTAHDRAPDLHAHLARQGIWVRRFSDHPRWLRFGLPPEGSWERLEVGIKSFPG from the coding sequence GTGACTGGCGACCCAAGCCCTGAGGCGGGTCTTTCGTCTGAACCTCCGGGTCCGGCCGCCGCCATCGATCATGGCGGCGACCTGGCCGCCGCGACGGCTGCCTTCGGCATGCCGGCCGAGGATTGGCTCGACCTGTCCACCGGCATCAATCCCCATTCCTATCTGGTCCTGCCGCCGCACCCCGAGGCCTGGAGCCGCCTGCCCGATACCGGGGTCACGATGCGGCTGCTGGCTGCGGCGGCCCGCTGCTATGGGGTGGCCGATCCGTCGCTGGTGGTTGCGGCGCCCGGGACCCAGGCGCTCATCCAGTGGCTGCCCCTGCTTGTCGGCCGCACCCGGGTGGCCGTTCTGAGCCCCACCTACGCCGAACATGCCGGTGCCTGGCGGGCCGCCGGCCACACGGTGGTCGAGGTGGGTGGACTTGCCGCCCTCAAGGCCGCGCAACCCGGCGTCGCGGTGATCGTCAATCCCAACAATCCGGACGGCCGCCGCGTTCGGCCTGCCGACATCCTCGACTTGACGGAGCAGATGGCCGAAAGACGTGGCTTGGTGATGGTGGACGAGGCCTTCGCCGATACTCTTCCCGAAATCAGCGTCGCCGCCCAGGCCGGCCTGCCGGGTCTTGTGGTGCTGCGGTCCTTCGGCAAGTTCTTCGGCCTGGCCGGGCTGCGCCTCGGATTCGCGCTGGCCTGGCCGGACATGGCGGAAGCCCTGCGCAGCGCGCTGGGGCCTTGGGCGGTCTCCGGACCGGCTGCGGCCGTCGCCACGGGTGCCCTGGAGGACGATACCTGGATCGCCATCACCCGCCAGCGCCTCCGGCTGTCCATGGAACAGCTCCATGCGCTGTTGCAACGTTCGGGCCTGGAGGTGTTGGGCGGCACCAGCCTTTTCGTGTTGACCGCGCACGACCGGGCTCCGGATCTGCACGCCCACTTGGCCCGCCAGGGTATCTGGGTGCGCCGTTTCTCCGACCATCCCCGCTGGCTGCGCTTCGGCCTTCCCCCGGAAGGCTCCTGGGAACGGCTGGAAGTGGGGATCAAGTCCTTCCCCGGATAG
- a CDS encoding SDR family NAD(P)-dependent oxidoreductase — MPGRLEGRIAVVTGASRGLGRAVALEFAREGADLVLVARTQGALEELDDEVRALGRHATLVPLDLRDGDGLDRLGAALHERHGKLDILAGCAGVLGVLGPLGHCKPEVFDEVMAVNTTANWRLIRSLDPLLRLSDAGRAIFATAAAAQAGEAYWGPYAASKAALEALARAWAAETLRTSLRVNLIDPGPLRTRLRAKAFPGEKSEGLRAPEEVAPRFVDLADPVCTRHGEIVRCQ, encoded by the coding sequence ATGCCCGGCCGTCTTGAAGGACGTATCGCGGTCGTGACCGGGGCTTCGCGCGGTCTTGGCCGGGCGGTGGCCCTGGAATTCGCAAGGGAGGGCGCCGACCTGGTGCTGGTCGCCCGCACCCAGGGCGCTCTGGAGGAACTGGACGACGAGGTCCGCGCGCTCGGCCGCCACGCCACCCTCGTGCCCCTCGACCTGCGCGACGGCGACGGCCTGGACCGCCTGGGCGCCGCCCTGCACGAACGCCACGGGAAACTGGACATCCTGGCCGGTTGTGCCGGGGTGCTGGGGGTGCTGGGCCCCCTGGGTCATTGCAAGCCCGAGGTCTTCGACGAGGTTATGGCGGTCAACACCACCGCCAACTGGCGCCTGATCCGCTCGCTCGATCCCCTGCTGCGCCTGTCGGATGCCGGGCGGGCGATCTTCGCCACCGCCGCCGCCGCGCAGGCGGGCGAGGCCTACTGGGGACCCTACGCGGCCAGCAAGGCCGCCCTGGAGGCCCTGGCACGGGCCTGGGCGGCGGAGACCCTGCGCACCTCCTTGCGGGTCAACCTGATCGACCCCGGCCCCCTGCGCACCCGCCTGCGCGCCAAGGCCTTTCCCGGTGAGAAGTCGGAAGGCCTGCGCGCCCCGGAGGAAGTCGCCCCCCGGTTCGTCGACTTGGCCGACCCGGTTTGCACGCGGCACGGGGAAATTGTTCGCTGCCAATAA